One window of Bacillus sp. THAF10 genomic DNA carries:
- a CDS encoding DEAD/DEAH box helicase translates to MYWRKTIYEVIDWMKQEKDIADNIVHWETVPPKEAQFVPFPKEVKEPLWKALTKRGVTSLYTHQAEAFQTAIQKKHFVAVTPTASGKTLCYNLPVLQKIVEKQEARALYIFPTKALAQDQKSELNELITMMEVPINSYTYDGDTSPGIRQKVRKAGHIVITNPDMLHSAILPHHTKWVSLFENLEYIVIDELHTYRGVFGSHVANVIRRLKRICKFYGSNPTFICTSATISNPKELAEELTGESFHLINNNGAPASKKHIVFYNPPIVNKPLNIRRSATLEVRKVAAAFLKERIQTIVFAKSRVRVEILLTYLKELVKNELGEKSIQGYRGGYLPTQRRSIEKGLRNGEIYGVVSTNALELGVDIGQLQVCIMTGYPGTIASAWQQAGRAGRRQGEAVIVMVASSNPLDQYIVGHPEFFLNSNPESARINPNNLVILVDHIKCAAYELPFKKGETFDGVELEDILEYLAEERVLHEHAGKWHWMNDAFPAHNISLRSASQENVIIIDQSSEPANKVIGEMDRFSSMTLLHDEAIYLHQGVQYQVEKLDWEEKKAFVREVNVDYFTDANLAVSLDVLEIDKSKDYSGGTIAFGDVSVRAMATIFKKIKFETHENIGSGPIHLPEEELQTNAAWITLEETVVESLNGDDLEKSLLGIAHALKHVAPLLLMCEPMDLQVVPQVKSTHDEKPVVYFYDRYPGGVGLSEKVYEQIQTLLENATSLIEGCPCYSGCPSCIGADYPEENAKKLALALLKQLEIKVNGV, encoded by the coding sequence ATGTATTGGAGAAAAACAATTTACGAAGTGATTGACTGGATGAAACAAGAAAAAGATATAGCAGATAATATCGTTCATTGGGAAACGGTGCCTCCAAAAGAAGCTCAATTTGTTCCATTTCCAAAAGAAGTGAAGGAGCCCTTGTGGAAGGCTTTAACAAAGAGGGGGGTCACTTCTCTCTACACACACCAGGCAGAGGCATTTCAAACTGCCATACAAAAGAAACACTTTGTTGCTGTCACCCCTACTGCTTCTGGTAAAACACTATGTTATAACCTACCAGTGTTACAAAAAATTGTGGAAAAACAAGAAGCTCGGGCTCTTTATATTTTTCCAACAAAAGCACTCGCTCAAGATCAAAAAAGTGAGTTAAATGAACTAATCACAATGATGGAAGTACCTATTAACAGTTATACCTATGATGGTGATACGTCACCTGGCATTAGGCAAAAGGTAAGAAAGGCTGGGCATATTGTAATTACCAATCCTGATATGCTACATTCAGCTATTCTCCCACATCATACGAAATGGGTGTCCCTATTTGAAAACCTAGAATATATCGTAATCGACGAACTCCATACATACAGAGGGGTTTTCGGTAGTCATGTGGCCAATGTCATTAGACGACTAAAAAGAATATGTAAATTTTACGGCAGTAATCCAACCTTTATTTGTACATCAGCAACAATTTCTAACCCAAAAGAACTCGCAGAAGAGCTTACAGGTGAAAGCTTCCATTTGATTAATAATAATGGTGCTCCAGCTAGCAAAAAGCATATCGTTTTTTATAATCCTCCTATCGTAAATAAACCTTTAAACATTAGAAGGAGTGCGACGTTAGAAGTGAGGAAAGTTGCAGCTGCTTTCTTAAAGGAGCGAATACAGACGATTGTCTTTGCCAAAAGCAGGGTTAGGGTTGAAATTCTCCTCACCTATTTAAAAGAATTAGTGAAAAATGAATTAGGAGAAAAATCGATTCAGGGATATCGGGGAGGATATTTACCTACTCAGAGAAGATCCATTGAAAAGGGGCTTCGAAATGGGGAGATATATGGTGTTGTAAGTACGAACGCTTTGGAGCTTGGTGTGGATATTGGTCAGCTGCAAGTGTGTATTATGACAGGCTACCCAGGAACGATAGCAAGTGCTTGGCAGCAGGCAGGTCGTGCTGGCAGAAGGCAAGGGGAAGCAGTTATTGTGATGGTTGCAAGCTCGAATCCGCTTGATCAATATATCGTCGGGCACCCAGAATTCTTTTTAAACAGCAACCCCGAATCAGCAAGAATTAATCCAAACAACCTGGTAATCTTAGTTGACCATATAAAATGTGCCGCTTATGAACTGCCTTTTAAAAAAGGAGAAACCTTTGATGGAGTGGAACTTGAAGATATTTTAGAATATTTAGCAGAAGAAAGAGTGCTTCATGAACATGCTGGGAAATGGCATTGGATGAATGACGCGTTTCCTGCTCACAACATTAGCTTACGATCTGCATCTCAGGAAAATGTCATCATCATCGACCAATCTTCAGAACCAGCAAACAAAGTAATTGGAGAAATGGATCGATTCAGCTCCATGACTCTACTTCATGATGAAGCAATTTATTTACATCAAGGCGTACAATATCAAGTGGAAAAATTAGACTGGGAAGAAAAGAAAGCCTTCGTACGAGAAGTGAATGTTGATTATTTTACTGATGCAAATCTTGCAGTATCTCTTGATGTATTAGAAATAGACAAAAGCAAGGACTATTCAGGCGGTACCATTGCATTCGGTGATGTATCAGTAAGAGCAATGGCCACTATTTTTAAAAAAATTAAGTTTGAAACTCATGAAAACATAGGCTCAGGACCCATCCATTTGCCTGAAGAGGAATTACAAACAAACGCTGCTTGGATTACTCTAGAAGAAACTGTAGTTGAAAGCTTAAATGGAGATGATTTGGAAAAAAGCTTACTTGGCATAGCCCATGCCCTAAAACACGTGGCTCCACTTTTATTAATGTGTGAACCAATGGATTTGCAAGTTGTTCCACAGGTGAAATCTACCCATGACGAAAAACCAGTTGTTTATTTTTATGACCGGTATCCTGGTGGAGTTGGTTTAAGTGAGAAGGTGTACGAGCAAATTCAAACACTATTGGAAAATGCCACAAGCTTAATTGAAGGCTGCCCATGTTATTCTGGCTGTCCTTCCTGCATTGGTGCGGACTATCCTGAGGAAAACGCTAAAAAATTGGCTCTAGCTCTTCTTAAGCAGCTAGAAATTAAGGTGAACGGTGTATGA
- a CDS encoding cold-shock protein, which yields MAFGRREAEEIVTEETKVWECASESCKGWMRDNFRNIETERPICPLCQSDMTQGTKVLAVINNYSMNQKA from the coding sequence ATGGCTTTTGGAAGAAGAGAAGCAGAAGAAATAGTGACAGAAGAAACGAAAGTTTGGGAATGTGCATCTGAATCTTGTAAAGGTTGGATGCGAGACAATTTCAGAAATATAGAAACGGAAAGACCTATCTGTCCTTTGTGCCAAAGTGATATGACTCAAGGAACAAAGGTATTAGCAGTAATCAATAACTATAGTATGAATCAAAAAGCATAG
- a CDS encoding Hsp20/alpha crystallin family protein yields MMDEKEKLPQKKDIQPNNIMNTIDAFFSSSPIKGMLKQMDDFFGHTFSEASLPVETQETDRDFLVVCKLPGIAKEQINIETFDRYLTISVKNEQQVKTIDETVSYVSNSYTSNISKRTIPLPEYVKIQALQANYRDGLLKIRIPKKLIKQIDIQD; encoded by the coding sequence ATGATGGATGAAAAGGAAAAGCTGCCACAAAAAAAAGACATCCAACCTAACAATATTATGAATACGATTGACGCATTCTTTAGCAGCTCTCCTATTAAAGGTATGTTAAAGCAAATGGATGATTTCTTTGGTCATACATTTTCCGAAGCCTCCCTACCGGTAGAAACGCAAGAAACGGATCGGGATTTTCTAGTAGTATGCAAACTGCCAGGTATAGCAAAAGAGCAAATAAACATCGAAACCTTTGATCGGTATTTAACTATTTCTGTTAAAAATGAGCAACAGGTAAAAACGATTGATGAAACCGTTTCTTATGTAAGTAACAGTTATACAAGCAATATTTCGAAAAGGACCATTCCTCTGCCTGAGTATGTAAAAATACAAGCGCTGCAAGCAAATTACCGGGACGGTTTATTAAAAATTCGGATCCCTAAAAAGCTAATAAAACAAATCGATATTCAAGATTAG
- a CDS encoding YppG family protein: MQGMFSPNGMGANVPNQQMMFPQGMMPNMMNQMGFPQQNMNTQGFPFNTMNTNWQNPSQSMGMGMMQPNQYPQGTPGNGMMQPNQYPQGTPGNGMMQPNQYLQGTSGNGMMQQNGMQNGWMQPNQMPFMNPYPSQAQPPKTQTSQVNSFMNQFKGQDGNVDMKKMMDTAGQMMNTVNQINNMFKGLASTFKV, from the coding sequence ATGCAAGGAATGTTTTCTCCTAATGGAATGGGGGCGAATGTACCAAATCAACAAATGATGTTTCCGCAAGGAATGATGCCAAATATGATGAACCAGATGGGGTTTCCACAGCAGAACATGAATACGCAGGGCTTTCCATTTAATACGATGAACACAAATTGGCAAAATCCATCACAGTCCATGGGGATGGGGATGATGCAACCAAACCAATACCCACAAGGAACACCAGGTAACGGAATGATGCAACCAAACCAATACCCACAAGGAACACCAGGTAACGGAATGATGCAACCAAACCAATACCTACAAGGAACATCAGGTAACGGGATGATGCAACAGAATGGAATGCAAAATGGGTGGATGCAACCAAATCAAATGCCGTTTATGAATCCTTATCCATCTCAAGCGCAACCACCTAAAACACAAACCTCTCAAGTAAACTCATTTATGAACCAATTTAAAGGTCAAGATGGAAATGTGGATATGAAAAAAATGATGGATACGGCAGGGCAAATGATGAATACAGTGAATCAAATAAACAACATGTTTAAAGGTCTTGCATCAACATTTAAAGTTTAA
- the yppF gene encoding YppF family protein, with the protein MVLEDLRQKFVACKSYEPNEHNELMDFARKQYLQGELSINQFRHLIQELEIMGAVPPNTFEDMLEKS; encoded by the coding sequence ATGGTACTAGAAGACTTGCGTCAAAAATTTGTTGCATGTAAAAGCTATGAACCAAATGAACACAATGAATTGATGGATTTTGCCAGAAAGCAATATTTACAAGGGGAGTTATCGATCAATCAATTCCGTCACCTTATTCAAGAATTGGAAATCATGGGTGCAGTTCCACCAAACACATTTGAAGATATGTTAGAAAAATCTTAA
- a CDS encoding YppE family protein yields the protein MTSEHNELISITEKLCTFINKIEMCFEKTQQRKEEPDFFATVKPFADDVYQTVKAWEDASKKWITSQRPKNIHIQQIDSTVENINMVSVQCFYPDTKSKRFKGMIQSIHYVLEDILNKAKA from the coding sequence ATGACTAGCGAGCATAATGAACTAATTTCAATAACAGAAAAGCTTTGCACGTTCATTAATAAAATAGAAATGTGCTTTGAGAAAACACAGCAAAGGAAAGAAGAGCCAGATTTTTTTGCAACAGTTAAACCTTTTGCAGACGACGTTTATCAAACCGTCAAAGCATGGGAAGATGCATCAAAAAAGTGGATTACGTCGCAAAGACCTAAAAATATTCATATACAGCAAATAGACAGTACGGTAGAAAACATAAATATGGTTTCTGTTCAATGCTTTTATCCCGACACCAAGTCGAAACGCTTCAAAGGAATGATTCAGTCCATTCATTATGTCTTAGAGGATATTTTAAACAAAGCGAAAGCCTGA
- a CDS encoding DUF2515 family protein, which yields MKDIYKKIAQDRKLLKYSIQEDKFITTIKKNTAKYNADNISRTKAYMTFYERNPEIRWSFLASMVSRNAGWSMTDLEGRWFKLALGWQQRFSFFLTYELANWLIFRDAFPQLKVYELSLHYNKPLFHLLQAFDVSCFMEAEWKAFWERRDKERLVSSLIINEQNLIQEPVLRNHYLKKNVFGSGSYFFQDIGHFSSVVFPTLEGKLYGYSVHGFQKLKNRILLGRKLAHLLFHPSLYEKFHLFSLNTEHTGARFDYEQYFSERLSRETPILRAIYPVVKHPHKGDSNDWIFKNRKYLPSWRKPLSPKEQHYEELTKWFIHKQHQMDGFIAIKKWL from the coding sequence TTGAAAGACATTTATAAAAAGATTGCACAGGATAGAAAATTGTTAAAGTACTCCATTCAAGAAGATAAGTTTATCACTACCATAAAAAAAAATACAGCAAAATACAATGCTGACAACATTTCCAGAACAAAAGCATATATGACATTTTACGAAAGAAATCCCGAGATTAGGTGGTCATTTCTAGCAAGTATGGTTTCAAGAAATGCAGGTTGGAGCATGACAGATCTTGAAGGTAGATGGTTTAAGTTAGCTCTTGGATGGCAGCAACGGTTTTCCTTCTTCTTAACCTATGAACTTGCAAACTGGCTTATTTTCCGTGACGCATTTCCTCAATTAAAGGTTTATGAATTGTCTCTTCATTATAACAAACCACTCTTTCATTTGTTGCAGGCTTTCGATGTGTCATGCTTTATGGAAGCGGAATGGAAGGCTTTTTGGGAAAGGAGAGATAAGGAGAGGTTGGTTAGTTCATTAATAATAAACGAGCAAAATCTTATTCAAGAACCTGTACTGAGAAATCACTATTTGAAAAAAAATGTATTTGGCAGTGGATCGTATTTTTTTCAAGATATCGGTCATTTTAGCAGTGTTGTTTTCCCAACGTTAGAAGGGAAGTTGTATGGATATTCCGTTCATGGGTTTCAAAAGCTGAAAAATAGAATCTTGCTTGGCAGAAAGCTTGCTCATCTTTTATTTCATCCTTCTTTGTATGAAAAGTTTCACCTATTTTCTTTGAATACAGAGCATACAGGAGCAAGATTTGATTATGAACAATATTTTTCAGAACGTTTATCTAGAGAGACGCCAATTTTAAGAGCGATCTATCCGGTTGTAAAGCATCCTCATAAAGGAGACTCTAATGATTGGATTTTTAAGAATAGAAAATATCTCCCATCTTGGAGAAAGCCACTATCACCAAAAGAACAGCATTACGAAGAACTGACCAAATGGTTCATACATAAACAACATCAAATGGATGGCTTTATTGCAATCAAAAAATGGCTTTAA